A region from the Drosophila mauritiana strain mau12 chromosome 2L, ASM438214v1, whole genome shotgun sequence genome encodes:
- the LOC117139606 gene encoding uncharacterized protein LOC117139606, translated as MSVRKICCSLTANFPRTSKIVSFGQKQPSRSTCLSQEHCLWRQRNKVEIEQLAKLVGFQPNEIDSFLFNLSLRHYSDLLKPKDCGWNYCNVPLCYPYVCDRYMAIFDHRGNLRSPIHERSLKSLLPLLLDYLNGDSPNDRKDSPIYEAYPDEHRGKCRSNIEQSDMESMGSLDWISQIFGSPSESKSEKTGEKTKKPQPVMRSELGTELESESQPDKKKGKNKTFGRQSVFLNDELALAYAKSYDYAEYLMKTLGRHRFRDSYIGPVGDLRTTRTRILIRDLIARKGMNINEKNFRKALKKVDLEGKGTTRADYKREMKTAQEISRLYNAIVQTPSEEPIPWKIIGKVRENYPKVPKASKSPKKYFSDQYSMVFHEPFDRKKNWTWQRRQSRRTRRNSNYKLSTTRIKPYINKQQMEPAEDQSSIHSTWSDRGRLQKRES; from the coding sequence ATGAGCGTGCGGAAAATATGTTGCAGCCTTACAGCAAATTTTCCTCGGACATCCAAGATAGTTTCGTTTGGCCAAAAACAACCGTCTAGATCCACATGTCTATCCCAGGAGCATTGTCTTTGGCGTCAGAGAAACAAAGTGGAAATCGAACAGTTGGCAAAGCTGGTGGGATTTCAGCCCAATGAAATCGATAGCTTTCTGTTTAATCTTAGCCTACGGCACTATAGTGATCTATTGAAACCCAAGGACTGTGGATGGAATTACTGCAATGTGCCCCTTTGTTATCCGTATGTCTGTGATCGGTACATGGCCATATTCGATCATCGTGGCAACTTACGAAGTCCCATCCATGAAAGGAGTCTAAAAAGCTTACTTCCTTTACTGCTGGATTACTTGAACGGTGATTCGCCTAATGATCGGAAGGACTCGCCCATCTACGAGGCGTATCCTGACGAGCACCGGGGGAAATGTCGTTCAAATATCGAGCAGAGTGATATGGAAAGTATGGGATCTTTAGATTGGATCTCTCAGATCTTTGGCAGTCCAAGTGAatcaaaaagcgaaaaaacgGGGGAAAAGACTAAAAAACCTCAACCAGTAATGAGATCGGAATTAGGAACTGAACTAGAATCGGAATCTCAACCGGACAAAAAGAAGGGGAAAAATAAGACCTTTGGTCGGCAGTCTGTGTTTCTCAATGATGAACTTGCCCTAGCTTATGCCAAGTCCTATGATTATGCGGAATATCTGATGAAAACCTTGGGTCGACATCGTTTTAGGGACAGCTATATAGGTCCTGTGGGAGATTTAAGAACAACACGTACTCGCATTCTAATAAGGGACTTGATCGCCAGGAAAGGAATgaatataaatgaaaaaaattttaGGAAAGCCTTAAAAAAGGTGGATCTCGAGGGGAAAGGAACGACTCGAGCAGATTATAAACGTGAAATGAAAACCGCCCAGGAGATTTCCCGGCTTTACAATGCCATTGTTCAGACGCCGTCAGAGGAACCAATTCCTTGGAAAATTATTGGTAAGGTCAGGGAGAACTATCCCAAGGTTCCAAAAGCCTCCAAGTCGCCCAAAAAATACTTTTCCGACCAATACTCAATGGTTTTCCACGAACCTTTTGATCGTAAAAAGAACTGGACCTGGCAACGGCGACAATCAAGACGTACTCGCCGAAATTCCAATTACAAATTATCAACTACAAGGATCAAGCCTTATATAAACAAGCAACAAATGGAGCCGGCCGAGGATCAGTCTTCAATTCATTCGACATGGAGTGATAGGGGAAGATTGCAGAAACGAGAGTCTTAA
- the LOC117139599 gene encoding uncharacterized protein LOC117139599: protein MNSCCCRSHSDRTNPMACLPQFPRLQRVQSCRPFLEGRKAASCCVSGERRWGQRNGCMIQVLAKMVNKSSSTVCQFLHQLTLQVFARILYPLMLGWNTLKVPFVIPDICELYYGIFDECGNLRGSIPTRTLLILISMIQYFLNLPKRCGQSNTCQGCRSQADDLRNNHSPGYCGKNAMTPFSGREITEKGPSKGSDVWAGLKRLGYERRGGLDSYPSDESIPYGYAPHRCPCQGGNPRTQRSGIMNPYAKRTGAMRSLVCAEELESPLLASDYNQQIPMAPISPKAAQIIHINHISNLYAAVVQNQHTRKLFADGRPPRPRVRPCTENQNRFSGGFMMPEPYFNGMPWSWLHRDPQRTIRLPSGGLPLEIPRYRRQPLDEEYHSFKSKYEHLSRQDNPFRENSLLPYPSENRFNPENRLQSLSWDKQILNFQNHPTKNISNNLIIPIKQQRKIEWEQLLIKRIDYAKRTKGTFDFWNEMMERNKFRTFQQAIQDIPKFPSKEIGYSQSRKDSAHVITNRSNNSLRSARQTPKKLEFEKPLISKRANNNRTHVSPQHRVKPLSSSQEKQILKNHIEQHTYKSKSVNNTPHLAKNEISREPKYPDPEDYRKERARNQKFIRKTAGESVMLIKPAKSIIKKPKETQLKGVSQVYPHLTAMKE, encoded by the exons ATGAATTCCTGCTGCTGTAGATCGCATAGCGATCGCACGAACCCCATGGCCTGTCTTCCTCAGTTTCCACGTCTGCAGCGGGTCCAAAGTTGTCGGCCATTTTTGGAGGGACGAAAGGCAGCCAGCTGTTGTGTTTCGGGCGAGAGGCGATGGGGTCAGAGAAACGGATGTATGATCCAAGTGCTGGCGAAGATGGTCAATAAGTCGTCCAGTACGGTCTGCCAATTTCTCCACCAATTGACACTGCAGGTCTTTGCGAGAATTCTATATCCTTTGATGTTGGGCTGGAATACGCTGAAGGTACCGTTTGTTATACCCGACATCTGTGAGCTCTACTACGGGATATTCGACGAATGCGGTAACTTGAGGGGTTCCATACCCACGAGGACGTTGCTCATTCTGATATCCATGATCCAGTACTTTCTCAATCTACCGAAGAGATGTGGACAAAGTAACACGTGTCAGGGTTGCAGAAGTCAGGCAGATGACTTGAGGAACAATCACAGTCCCGGTTATTGTGGCAAAAATGCCATGACGCCATTCTCGGGACGGGAGATTACGGAAAAAGGACCATCGAAGGGAAGTGATGTGTGGGCGGGACTTAAGCGATTGGGATACGAAAGACGTGGCGGTCTAGATAGTTATCCCTCGGATGAGTCTATACCATATGGCTATGCACCCCATCGATGTCCTTGCCAGGGCGGGAATCCCAGAACTCAGAGATCCGGAATTATGAACCCGTATGCAAAGAGAACTGGGGCCATGAGATCGTTGGTCTGCGCGGAGGAACTGGAAAGTCCCTTGTTAGCTTCCGACTATAATCAGCAAATTCCAATGGCACCCATTTCACCAAAAGCAGCTCAAATTATTCACATTAATCACATCTCGAATCTATATGCTGCAGTCGTACAAAACCAACATACAAGAAAATTATTTGCTGATGGAAGGCCACCAAGACCGCGGGTAAGACCCTGCACTGAGAACCAAAACCGATTCTCCGGAGGTTTCATGATGCCCGAACCCTATTTCAATGGCATGCCATGGAGTTGGCTGCACAGAGATCCTCAGAGAACGATACGCCTACCAAGTGGCGGTCTTCCTTTGGAAATCCCACGATACAGACGACAACCCTTGGACGAAGAGTACCACAGTTTCAAAAGTAAATATGAACACTTGAGCAGACAGGATAATCCCTTCAGAGAAAACAGTCTACTGCCTTACCCATCTGAAAATAGATTCAACCCGGAAAATAGGTTGCAATCTTTAAGTTGGGACAAACAAATACTGAATTTTCAAAATCATcctacaaaaaatatttccaataatCTAATAATCCCAATTAAACAACAAAGAAAAATTGAGTGGGAGCAGCTCCTTATAAAAAGAATTGATTATGCAAAGAGAACTAAGGGAACTTTTGATTTCTGGAATGAGATGATGGAGAGAAATAAGTTCAGAACATTTCAGCAAGCAATACAGGACATACCAAAATTCCCTTCAAAAGAGATTGGGTATTCTCAATCAAGAAAAGACAGTGCCCACGTTATAACGAATAGAAGCAATAACTCCCTGAGATCGGCGAGGCAAACCCCAAAGAAATTAGAATTCGAAAAACCTTTGATTTCAAAAAGGGCAAATAATAATCGAACTCATGTTTCACCACAACATCGAGTAAAACCACTTTCCAGTAGCCAGGAAAAACAGATTTTAAAAAATCACATTGAACAACACACCTATAAAAGTAAGTCTGTAAATAACACTCCGCATCTGGCAAAGAATGAAATAAGTCGTGAACCAAAATATCCTGATCCCGAGGATTATAGAAAAGAACGGGCTAGAAATCAAAAATTTATTAGAAAAACTGCGGGAGAATCTGTCATGCTAATAAAGCCTGCAAAAAGTATCATAAAGAAACCTAAAGAGACTCAGTTAAAGGGCGTAAGCCAGG TGTACCCACACCTTACAGCAATGAAAGAGTGA